A genomic stretch from Acropora palmata chromosome 13, jaAcrPala1.3, whole genome shotgun sequence includes:
- the LOC141864270 gene encoding GDP-fucose transporter 1-like — MTESVFVTSIRIASVVCMYWVISISMVFLNKYLLSSPDLKLDAPLFVTWFQCVVCLICLFFLSFLGESYPRIDKFPAFSIDLKVARQVLPLSVVFVGMITFNNLCLKHLGVSFYNVGRSLTTVFNVICSYVILGQTTSLKAMLCCGIIIGGFLMGVDQEGNTGELSYFGVAFGVLASLCVSLNAIYTKKVLPVVDSNIWRLQLYNNFNAIFLFLPLMVLCGDVTAIYGFPMITSPYFWGMMTLGGFFGIAIGYVTGLQIKVTSPLTHNVSGTAKACAQTILSVFINQEVKTAFWWLSNAMVLGGSTAYTVVKHSEMKAAHTKQTEPDKGNGGGTTSSKNGNSVV; from the exons ATGACAGAGTCTGTATTTGTAACATCTATCCGCATAGCATCTGTGGTGTGCATGTATTG GGTAATATCCATATCTATGGTGTTTTTAAACAAGTACCTGTTAAGTAGTCCAGATTTGAAG CTCGATGCACCCCTCTTTGTGACCTGGTTCCAGTGTGTAGTTTGTTTGATTTGCTTGTTCTTTTTGAGCTTCCTTGGAGAGAGCTATCCGCGGATTGACAAGTTTCCAGCTTTTAGTATCGATCTAAAAGTTGCTAGACAG GTTTTGCCTCTctcagttgtttttgttggaaTGATCACCTTCAATAACTTGTGCCTCAAGCATCTTGGAGTGTCTTTTTACAACGTGGGACGATCGCTGACAACAGTATTCAATGTG ataTGCTCATATGTCATTCTTGGGCAAACAACGTCTTTGAAAGCAATGCTCTGCTGTGGTATAATTATTGGAGGCTTTCTTATGGGTGTTGATCAAGAAGGAAACACTGGCGAGCTGTCATACTTTGGTGTTGCATTTGGAGTGTTGGCAAGTCTGTGTGTTTCTCTAAATGCTATCTACACTAAGAAAGTACTTCCTGTTGTTGATAGTAATATCTGGCGCCTTCAGTTGTACAACAATTTCaatgcaatttttctttttctaccACTGATGGTACTTTGTGGGGATGTGACAGCCATTTATGGTTTCCCAATGATCACCTCACCCTATTTCTGGGGTATGATGACCCTGGGTGGGTTTTTTGGTATAGCAATTGGCTATGTAACAGGTTTACAGATAAAAGTGACAAGTCCGCTGACACACAATGTCAGTGGAACAGCCAAGGCATGTGCTCAGACAATTCTATCAGTTTTTATTAACCAAGAAGTTAAAACTGCATTCTGGTGGTTAAGTAATGCTATGGTACTGGGTGGTTCAACTGCCTATACTGTCGTCAAGCATTCTGAAATGAAAGCTGCACATACAAAGCAGACAGAGCCAGACAAAGGCAATGGCGGCGGTACTACATCATCTAAAAATGGGAACAGTGTCGTTTAA
- the LOC141864269 gene encoding glucose-6-phosphate exchanger SLC37A2-like isoform X1, with the protein MIIMDGMNSRQIFCLSLVWLSYSSTYLLRKPLGVVKADLASKYSLSKTELGFLDTALLLPYAFMQIILSSIGDKYGSRRALAGCLLGSALSMVTFGFWNNPSVLAMLLFLNGTAQSTAWPNCVKSLTNWFSDQRRTAVFGLFGTSSFVGGILGTALTVQLQSVYAPDLKFVFLIPSLIVGGVGILVYLSLHSPKELGIMAVTEPSKSYSGSSGNESSQNQLTYQHLWGLSMIPELCWASCCVKLVRYCMYMWLPMYLYQALNYTKYQSGYLSTVFEVGGVLGTTMLGFIFNRFLQGKVIYGVTVILFSGTVFMALFQYTGHWGISANAIFMFLAGACNCGVDPYLTGSIPAEIGEHENAQAATSGLVNGFGGLGPIVEGPLVGWIADKYGWTAPFYLMVATSLIGFLMMLKASRMDQLIKEAELRRTLPLGKA; encoded by the exons ATGATTATCATGGACGGTATGAACAGCCGACAAATTTTCTGCCTTTCGCTGGTATGGCTGAGTTATTCATCCACGTATTTGCTTCGTAAACCTCTTGGAGTG GTCAAGGCAGATCTGGCTTCTAAGTATAGTCTCTCCAAAACTGAACTTGGGTTCCTGGATACTGCTCTTCTTTTACCATATGCATTTATGCAG atcaTATTGTCATCAATTGGAGATAAATATGGATCTCGTAGAGCATTGGCTGGTTGTTTACTGGGATCAGCTTTGTCAATG GTTACATTTGGCTTCTGGAACAACCCATCAGTACTTGCAATGCTCCTTTTCCTGAATGGAACAGCACAG TCAACAGCTTGGCCCAATTGTGTGAAATCATTGACCAACTGGTTTTCTGATCAAAGGAGGACAGctgtttttggtttgtttggaACAAGCAGCTTTGTTGGTGGCATTCTGGGTACAGCATTGACG GTTCAGCTACAGTCTGTTTATGCTCCAGACCTCAAGTTTGTGTTCTTAATTCCCTCTTTAATTGTG GGAGGTGTTGGAATTTTAGTTTACCTCTCTCTTCACTCGCCTAAAGAACTTGGAATAATGGCAGTTACAG AGCCAAGTAAGTCCTACAGTGGATCATCAGGAAACGAATCAAGCCAAAATCAATTGACTTATCAGCATTTGTGGGGACTGAG CATGATACCAGAGCTGTGTTGGGCCAGCTGCTGTGTGAAGCTTGTAAGATACTGCATGTACATGTGGCTGCCAATGTACCTCTACCAGGCA CTCAATTACACAAAATATCAGTCTGGTTACCTATCCACAGTGTTTGAAGTTGGAGGAGTACTGGGTACCACCATGCTGGGATTTATTTTCAACAG ATTTCTTCAAGGTAAAGTGATTTATGGTGTAACAGTGATACTATTCAGCGGCACTGTCTTCATGGCATTGTTTCAGTACACTGGCCATTGGGGAATTTCTGCCAATGCTATATTCATGTTTCTAGCTGGAGCTTGTAACTGTGGAGTTGATCCTTACCTAACTGGTTCAATACCAGCTGAAATAGGTGAACATGAAAATGCTCAAGCTGCAACGTCAGGACTTGTAAATG GCTTTGGTGGCTTAGGTCCTATAGTTGAGGGACCTTTAGTTGGTTGGATTGCAGACAAGTATGGTTGGACTGCTCCATTTTACCTGATGGTGGCCACATCTCTGATTGGTTTTCTTATGATGCTTAAGGCTTCCAGAATGGACCAGTTGATAAAGGAAGCAGAGCTCAGGAGGACATTACCCTTGGGAAAGGCCTGA
- the LOC141863536 gene encoding CCAAT/enhancer-binding protein gamma-like, which translates to MESAAQNVHPKPAKAVEQSLDKEIGDDYVKKRERNNIAVRKSRMKAKERIEETRRRVVDLSKENEELRNKVSLLQKELNVLRSLFANGGISVPAEIDLQFTNCNNDNHGVTVLTAVTTSLTNGSQENGVSSSETLENGKSTHAIKKES; encoded by the coding sequence ATGGAATCAGCGGCTCAAAATGTCCATCCAAAACCAGCTAAAGCTGTCGAGCAGTCTTTGGATAAGGAAATAGGCGATGATTACGTAAAAAAACGAGAGAGAAATAACATCGCTGTGCGGAAAAGTCGAATGAAGGCAAAGGAACGAATTGAAGAAACAAGAAGAAGGGTTGTTGATTTATcgaaagaaaacgaagaatTACGGAACAAGGTTTCGTTGCTTCAAAAGGAGTTGAACGTTTTGAGGTCTCTGTTCGCTAATGGTGGAATAAGTGTTCCTGCAGAAATCGACCTTCAATTTACGAACTGCAACAATGATAATCACGGAGTTACCGTTTTAACTGCTGTCACAACAAGCCTGACTAATGGGTCACAAGAAAATGGTGTCTCATCGAGTGAAACAttggaaaatggaaaatccACACACGCCATTAAGAAAGAATCATAG
- the LOC141863535 gene encoding protein FAM72A-like, with protein MSRGVHPAFHTKSVVKLECKYCEKNICARGMRALLLADTNVELYSTDFPPENAIQLIGADYSTENCECRIKDVACLGCGNVVGYHVTLPCKSCITSCNNGHFWMFHASAVIPAERLDQTGIQIMLWGSLSNSKEENEFPDDSMWMEECIR; from the exons ATGTCCAGAGGCGTTCACCCTGCATTTCATACAAAATCCGTAGTAAAATTGGAGTGCAAgtattgtgaaaaaaatatttgtgctCGCGGTATGCGAGCACTGTTGTTAGCCGACACCAATGTGGAACTCTACTCGACCGATTTCCCCCCTGAAAA TGCTATTCAACTGATTGGAGCAGATTATTCTACCGAAAACTGCGAGTGTCGCATCAAAGATGTCGCCTGCCTTGGATG TGGGAACGTTGTCGGTTATCATGTGACACTTCCATGCAAGTCGTGTATCACTTCATGCAACAATGGACATTTCTGGATGTTTCACGCGAGTGCTGTTATCCCAGCGGAACGATTAGACCAAACGG GGATTCAAATAATGCTGTGGGGATCCTTGTCAAACtcaaaggaagaaaatgaatTTCCTGATGACAGTATGTGGATGGAAGAATGtatcagataa
- the LOC141864272 gene encoding cytoplasmic tRNA 2-thiolation protein 2-like codes for MALCNDGQQNVESDQFKTKFCGRRTCMKCCSTEAVVVVRMDDPLCRSCFLAYFTHKFRATIGKARAIRAGEKVLLAFSGGLSSSAMLHLVSEGLSPRSPRKLRFDPGIVFIDEGEILNSSKGERSQNVQQIRETTSKMEFPFHKLCLEDVFDIEKFRVDDSTCTKDNVAKLTSLFETTLSLTAKEDLVKTLRIRLLLETARKEGYSKVMLGDCATHLSIRLLSDISQGRGSDLPFDTGFSDERHGDVTFIRPMREFMMKEIALYNFFNRIESVSVRKLSSMTHSHASIDRLTEVFVSGLQADFPFTVSTIFRTGDKLSIKESTGDQSACALCEVPFEPCVTLHEDTGQCSSSVRDCRRDCHGKCSAATNQRMTEDTFFNALCFGCQLTFKDAKLNLDDLPAYAVEAANKNQHRAQMKVQIKDFLLEC; via the coding sequence ATGGCTCTTTGTAATGATGGTCAACAAAATGTGGAAAGCGATCAGTTCAAGACAAAATTTTGTGGTCGTAGAACGTGTATGAAATGTTGTAGTACTGAGGCAGTTGTTGTAGTCCGTATGGACGATCCTCTCTGCAGGAGCTGTTTTCTTGCTTATTTCACTCACAAATTTCGCGCAACCATTGGAAAAGCACGCGCCATAAGAGCAGGGGAAAAAGTTTTGTTAGCCTTTTCTGGGGGCCTGTCTTCGAGTGCAATGCTACACTTGGTTTCTGAAGGTCTCAGTCCTAGATCTCCAAGAAAGCTTCGCTTTGACCCcggaattgttttcattgatgaAGGAGAAATCTTGAATTCCTCCAAAGGAGAAAGGTCCCAAAATGTGCAACAAATTAGGGAAACAACGTCGAAGATGGAATTTCCGTTTCATAAGTTATGTTTGGAAGATGTTTTTGATATCGAAAAATTCAGAGTAGATGATTCAACTTGTACTAAAGACAATGTTGCAAAACTGACAAGTCTTTTTGAGACAACCTTGTCTTTAACTGCTAAAGAAGATTTGGTCAAGACACTGCGAATACGGCTGTTGCTTGAAACTGCCAGGAAGGAAGGTTATTCCAAAGTGATGCTAGGTGACTGTGCCACTCACCTATCAATCCGCTTGTTATCAGATATTTCTCAAGGGCGAGGCAGTGACTTGCCATTCGACACTGGCTTTAGCGATGAGCGCCATGGTGATGTCACGTTTATAAGACCCATGCGAGAGTTTATGATGAAGGAGATAGCATTGTATAACTTTTTCAATAGAATTGAGTCAGTGTCAGTAAGAAAACTTTCCTCAATGACCCATTCCCATGCCAGCATTGATCGCTTAACAGAAGTGTTTGTCAGTGGCTTACAGGCAGATTTTCCATTCACTGTCAGTACAATTTTCAGGACTGGGGATAAGTTGTCAATCAAGGAGTCTACTGGTGATCAGTCAGCTTGTGCTCTTTGCGAAGTTCCTTTTGAACCATGTGTGACCCTTCATGAGGACACTGGGCAATGTTCTTCATCTGTCAGGGATTGTCGTAGAGACTGCCATGGTAAATGTTCTGCTGCAACTAATCAACGGATGACTGAGGACACTTTTTTCAATGctctttgttttggttgtcaaCTGACGTTCAAAGATGCAAAGTTAAACCTGGATGACCTACCAGCTTATGCTGTTGAAGCAGCCAACAAGAATCAACACAGAGCACAGATGAAAGTACAAATAAAAGACTTCTTATTGGAATGCTGA
- the LOC141864269 gene encoding sugar phosphate exchanger 3-like isoform X2 yields the protein MQIILSSIGDKYGSRRALAGCLLGSALSMVTFGFWNNPSVLAMLLFLNGTAQSTAWPNCVKSLTNWFSDQRRTAVFGLFGTSSFVGGILGTALTVQLQSVYAPDLKFVFLIPSLIVGGVGILVYLSLHSPKELGIMAVTEPSKSYSGSSGNESSQNQLTYQHLWGLSMIPELCWASCCVKLVRYCMYMWLPMYLYQALNYTKYQSGYLSTVFEVGGVLGTTMLGFIFNRFLQGKVIYGVTVILFSGTVFMALFQYTGHWGISANAIFMFLAGACNCGVDPYLTGSIPAEIGEHENAQAATSGLVNGFGGLGPIVEGPLVGWIADKYGWTAPFYLMVATSLIGFLMMLKASRMDQLIKEAELRRTLPLGKA from the exons ATGCAG atcaTATTGTCATCAATTGGAGATAAATATGGATCTCGTAGAGCATTGGCTGGTTGTTTACTGGGATCAGCTTTGTCAATG GTTACATTTGGCTTCTGGAACAACCCATCAGTACTTGCAATGCTCCTTTTCCTGAATGGAACAGCACAG TCAACAGCTTGGCCCAATTGTGTGAAATCATTGACCAACTGGTTTTCTGATCAAAGGAGGACAGctgtttttggtttgtttggaACAAGCAGCTTTGTTGGTGGCATTCTGGGTACAGCATTGACG GTTCAGCTACAGTCTGTTTATGCTCCAGACCTCAAGTTTGTGTTCTTAATTCCCTCTTTAATTGTG GGAGGTGTTGGAATTTTAGTTTACCTCTCTCTTCACTCGCCTAAAGAACTTGGAATAATGGCAGTTACAG AGCCAAGTAAGTCCTACAGTGGATCATCAGGAAACGAATCAAGCCAAAATCAATTGACTTATCAGCATTTGTGGGGACTGAG CATGATACCAGAGCTGTGTTGGGCCAGCTGCTGTGTGAAGCTTGTAAGATACTGCATGTACATGTGGCTGCCAATGTACCTCTACCAGGCA CTCAATTACACAAAATATCAGTCTGGTTACCTATCCACAGTGTTTGAAGTTGGAGGAGTACTGGGTACCACCATGCTGGGATTTATTTTCAACAG ATTTCTTCAAGGTAAAGTGATTTATGGTGTAACAGTGATACTATTCAGCGGCACTGTCTTCATGGCATTGTTTCAGTACACTGGCCATTGGGGAATTTCTGCCAATGCTATATTCATGTTTCTAGCTGGAGCTTGTAACTGTGGAGTTGATCCTTACCTAACTGGTTCAATACCAGCTGAAATAGGTGAACATGAAAATGCTCAAGCTGCAACGTCAGGACTTGTAAATG GCTTTGGTGGCTTAGGTCCTATAGTTGAGGGACCTTTAGTTGGTTGGATTGCAGACAAGTATGGTTGGACTGCTCCATTTTACCTGATGGTGGCCACATCTCTGATTGGTTTTCTTATGATGCTTAAGGCTTCCAGAATGGACCAGTTGATAAAGGAAGCAGAGCTCAGGAGGACATTACCCTTGGGAAAGGCCTGA
- the LOC141864273 gene encoding dolichol-phosphate mannosyltransferase subunit 3-like — MTKLTEWIVLAGLAFSLWITLLVDFFPIRISYEAKEVLWPMPVYALIAFGCYSLATIGYRVATFNDCLEASKSLKQEIKDAREDLTRKGYKFD, encoded by the exons ATGACCAAACTGACAGAGTGGATTGTACTTGCTGGGCTTGCCTTTTCGCTTTGGATTACTCTTCTAGTGGATTTTTTCCCCATTAGAATATCTTACGAGGCGAAGGAGGTTCTATGGCCG ATGCCAGTTTATGCATTGATAGCATTTGGG TGTTATTCGTTAGCAACCATAGGATACCGGGTAGCAACTTTTAATGATTGCCTTGAAGCCTCCAAGTCCTTGAAACAg GAAATCAAAGATGCAAGAGAGGACTTGACAAGAAAGGGATATAAATTTGATTAA